The Ranitomeya variabilis isolate aRanVar5 chromosome 7, aRanVar5.hap1, whole genome shotgun sequence genome includes a window with the following:
- the LOC143785578 gene encoding uncharacterized protein LOC143785578 — MNNPQSIMDKGESDVQGNEWRCKEEVVTDEHTSSSEGHLISSYIKVEDDSFKQETYEEHGNISDIHLTLHSKELSPNSSQIVKQNKSVENKSGPTRKKPISCSECGKCFAKKSNLVVHERIHTGEKPFSCSECGKYFSQKTNLLAHERHHTGEKPFSCSECGKCFTEKSTLVVHQRNHTGEKPYSCSECGKCFTKKSHLIKHEKIHTGEKPFSCSKCGKCFSQKSNLLAHERRHTGEKPFSCSECGKCFADKSILVTHEMYHTGEKKLSCSVCGKRFYKKSHLIIHERIHTGEKPFSCFECGKCFSKKSHVVRHQRSHIGTKLF; from the exons ATGAATAATCCACAATCCATAATGGACAAAGGAGAAAGTGATGTGCAGGGAAATGAGTGGCGGTGCAAAGAGGAAGTTGTTACAG atgagcaTACCAGCAGCTCCGAAGGACATCTGATATCTTCATATATTAAAGTAGAAGATGATAGCTTCAAACAAGAAACATATGAAGAGCATGGCAACATCTCAGATATACACTTAACCCTTCATAGCAAAGAACTATCTCCTAATTCATCACAGATTGTTAAGCAAAATAAAAGTGTGGAAAATAAAAGCGGACCCACAAGAAAGAAGCCAATTtcgtgctcagaatgtgggaaatgttttgctaagaaatcaaatcttgttgtacacgagagaattcacacaggagagaagccattttcatgttcagaatgtggaaaatatttttctcagaaGACAAATCTTCTTGCACATGAGAGacatcatacaggagagaagccattttcatgttcagaatgtggaaaatgttttacagaaaaatcaactcttgttgtacatcagagaaatcacacaggagagaagccatattcgtgctcagaatgtggcaaatgttttactaAGAAATCTCATCTTATTAAAcatgagaaaattcacacaggagagaaaccattttcatgttcaaaatgtgggaaatgtttttctcaGAAATCAAATCTTCTTGCACACGAGAgacgtcacacaggagagaagccattttcatgttcagaatgtgggaaatgttttgcagataaatcaattcttgttacacatgagatgtatcacacaggagagaagaaattgtcatgttcagtatgtggaaaACGTTTTTATAAGAAATCTCATCTTATTATACATGagcgaattcacacaggagagaagccattttcatgtttcgaatgtgggaaatgttttagtaagAAATCACatgttgttagacatcagagaagtcacattgGGACTAAGCTATTTTAA